A single Mercenaria mercenaria strain notata chromosome 9, MADL_Memer_1, whole genome shotgun sequence DNA region contains:
- the LOC123546190 gene encoding uncharacterized protein LOC123546190 yields the protein MEEQLTQKCENTKQGLYKVMDMFCESCFKDGIENVPAVVFCTDCVTFFCKTCLRYHTKFLPDHVQQIHDMPKDYCQENCKNHKSELIKFYCKKCDSFACTTCTTDNHKGCESLTYVPTLLSEFEERSEQENFEEKMLALEENLQESKSVIKNRYDRMENTKSETKSILREYKETNQKLFDDLEREVYCKIDKISSEDKTNLAKNNTKLAELEIKFQAIKSEYEKIKKTSQRCKLFMMVKTSNKEIKHIQEKIEKLNNETEIHEINYEPANIIKTTNNLGTLKIERSGQTQISEHFPENMKQTERKQKTIYNTGAWLMAIVTVVIPVSAAILYGNYIYGRTDLEHVSKLKTRRASVTEEEPILLSKAHINTKIRNTDLINLSKIFHLYGNYLVSIDRSNKLLLLISTAEKKIVSTFALKAEPRDVTKVNENQVAVTFDGPFKIMFVKINNIRHSGTVSWSVVKTMASKSSTYPTRYVVYCNEKFFISSGNKIIIFDVNRNKSKTIFLKETDYVYDFEYLTLGKRAESLDIISYRFNNSLKFIHVAPDKDYETSYMHEDLTTPTGIAADDKGNVYVCGYESNNIHVLFGDLTKGKVLLNESDGIEFPWTITFSDEENKLFIYSLWSDFISVFRFV from the coding sequence ATGGAAGAACAACtaacacagaaatgtgaaaacaCCAAGCAAGGACTTTATAAAGTTATGGATATGTTTTGTGAATCTTGCTTCAAAGATGGTATTGAGAATGTTCCGGCTGTGGTTTTTTGTACAGATTGTGTAACATTCTTCTGCAAAACATGCCTACGATATCATACAAAATTTCTTCCAGACCATGTTCAACAAATACATGATATGCCGAAAGATTACTGTCAGGAAAACTGCAAAAACCACAAGAGTGAGCTAATAAAATTCTATTGCAAGAAGTGTGACAGCTTTGCTTGTACTACTTGTACTACAGATAATCACAAAGGATGTGAATCTTTGACCTATGTTCCAACACTACTGAGTGAGTTTGAAGAGAGGTCAGAACAGGAAAACTTTGAAGAAAAGATGCTTGCCCTTGAAGAAAATCTACAAGAATCAAAGTCAGTCATTAAAAATAGGTATGACCGTATGGAAAATACAAAATCAGAAACAAAATCTATTCTGAGGGAATACAAAGAAACCAATCAGAAATTGTTTGACGATCTAGAAAGAGAGGTATAttgtaaaattgacaaaattagCTCTGAAGACAAAACCAATCTTGCTAAGAATAATACAAAACTGGCGGAGTTGGAAATAAAATTTCAAGCAATTAAATCTGAATATGAAAAGATTAAAAAGACCAGCCAAAGATGTAAACTATTTATGATGGTAAAAACTAGTAACAAAGAGATTAAACACAttcaagaaaaaattgaaaaattgaacaaTGAAAccgaaatacatgaaataaattaTGAACCAGCAAATATCATCAAAACCACCAATAATTTAGGGACACTTAAAATCGAGAGGTCTGGACAAACTCAAATTTCAGAGCATTTTCctgaaaatatgaaacaaactgaaagaaaacaaaagacaATATATAACACAGGTGCTTGGCTTATGGCAATAGTAACTGTTGTTATACCTGTCAGTGCTGCAATACTTTATGGAAACTATATTTACGGTAGAACTGACCTAGAGCATGTTAGTAAACTAAAGACCAGACGTGCATCTGTTACTGAAGAGGAACCCATACTTCTTTCAAAAGctcatataaatacaaaaataagaaatacagATCTTATCAATTTGtcgaaaatatttcatttatacgGAAACTATCTGGTTTCAATAGATAGGTCTAATAAACTATTACTGTTAATTTCTACAGCTGAGAAAAAGATTGTTTCAACATTTGCGCTTAAAGCTGAACCACGTGATGTAACAAAGGTAAACGAAAATCAAGTTGCTGTCACATTTGATGGGCCATTTAAAATTATGTTCGTGAAAATAAACAACATACGCCACAGCGGAACTGTTTCATGGTCAGTTGTAAAAACGATGGCCAGTAAGTCGTCTACTTATCCTACAAGGTATGTTGTTTATTGTAATGAAAAGTTCTTTATCTCCTcaggaaataaaataataatttttgatGTGAATAGAAATAAATCGAAGACGATATTCCTTAAAGAGACAGACTATGTTTATGATTTTGAGTATCTTACATTGGGAAAGAGAGCAGAAAGTTTAGACATTATTTCATACCGTTTCAacaattcattgaaatttatCCATGTGGCTCCTGATAAAGACTATGAAACATCTTACATGCATGAAGATCTAACGACACCAACTGGAATAGCAGCTGATGACAAAGgaaatgtgtatgtgtgtgggtACGAGTCTAATAATATTCATGTGCTTTTTGGAGACCTAACTAAAGGAAAAGTACTACTAAATGAGTCTGATGGAATAGAATTTCCCTGGACAATAACATTTAGTGATGAGGAGAACAAGTTATTCATCTACTCATTATGGTCAGATTTTATATCTGTCTTCAGATTTGTGTGA
- the LOC123547980 gene encoding E3 ubiquitin-protein ligase TRIM33-like, with protein sequence MAKKKVKHATRRDLLNHSDEILDMFCESCFKDGIKDVPAVGFCVDCVTFFCKTCLKFHTKFLPDHVQKCHNEMPKDFCQGNCNTHKNEIVKYYCTKSDLLACSTCKINDHKGCESVQYVPTLLNEFEEKREYKSFDVMLQATEEKLQETKLGIEQGYNHAEQSKEETKSVINICKDNTAKLFDDLEREVKYKIDEISTENQKNLERSSKKLT encoded by the coding sequence ATGGCTAAGAAGAAAGTAAAACATGCAACAAGAAGAGACTTGCTAAATCACTCTGACGAAATTTTGGATATGTTTTGTGAATCTTGTTTTAAAGATGGTATTAAAGACGTTCCTGCAGTtggattttgtgtggactgtGTAACATTCTTCTGCAAAACATGCCTAAAATTCCACACAAAGTTTCTACCAGATCACGTTCAAAAATGTCACAATGAGATGCCAAAGGATTTCTGCCAGGGGAACTGCAACACCCATAAGAATGAAATTGTAAAGTATTATTGTACAAAGAGTGACCTTCTTGCTTGTTCAACTTGTAAGATAAATGATCATAAAGGATGTGAATCAGTGCAATATGTTCCAACATTACTAAATGAGTTTGAAGAGAAAAGAGAATATAAAAGTTTTGACGTTATGTTGCAAGCTACTGAAGAAAAACTACAAGAAACCAAGTTAGGCATTGAACAGGGATATAACCATGCAGAACAGAGTAAAGAAGAAACAAAATCTGTAATCAACATATGCAAAGACAACACTGCTAAACTGTTTGATGATCTAGAAAGAGAAGTTAAGTATAAGATTGATGAAATTAGCACCGAAAACCAAAAGAATCTTGAAAGAAGTTCAAAAAAACTTACTTAG
- the LOC128559278 gene encoding uncharacterized protein LOC128559278, giving the protein MPKDFCQEKCKIHKNEIVKYYCKKCDCFACSTCKINDHKECPSVQYIPTLLSEFEEKREHENFDDMLKAVEEKLQSTKFVIKQEYDRVEQIKEETRSIIKKYKDNTAKLFDDLEREVVTEIDKIGSEDKKNLDEDSKKLSELESSFQVIKSENDSKKLTNQRCKILIMVKSCSNKVKSIKNSLEDLNHKTGIHEVSYEPANVLKTTGDFGKLNITKPRTNINLGRISENMKQPERNQRKYESEITVFDMNGNKLKTIFFNTGDSFKLHDYLTITKNAESLHIFALRTKDLLKVTVLHVTPDEQYETSYSHKDLRYPRGMTADDRGNVYVCGHNSHYIHRLSGDLTHGEVLLNETGGIGEPRAIGYSNEENKLFILQSSNMISVFKIVS; this is encoded by the exons ATGCCAAAGGATTTCTGCCAGGAAAAATGTAAGATCCATAagaatgaaattgtaaaatattactgTAAGAAGTGTGACTGCTTTGCTTGCTCAACTTGTAAGATAAATGACCATAAAGAATGCCCATCAGTGCAATATATTCCAACACTACTGAGCGAGTTTGAAGAGAAAAGAGAACATGAAAACTTTGACGACATGCTAAAAGCTGTTGAAGAAAAACTACAAAGTACCAAATTTGTCATTAAACAAGAATATGACCGCGTGGAGCAGATTAAAGAAGAAACAAGATCAATAATCAAAAAGTACAAAGACAACACAGCTAAACTGTTTGATGATCTAGAAAGAGAAGTGGTCACTGAAATTGACAAAATTGGGTCTGAAGATAAGAAAAATCTTGATGAAGATTCTAAAAAACTGTCTGAATTGGAATCAAGTTTTCAAGTCATTAAATCTGAAAATGACAGCAAGAAACTGACCAACCAGAGATGCAAAATATTAATTATGGTCAAAAGTTGTAGCAACAAAgtcaaatcaataaaaaatagTCTTGAGGATTTGAACCATAAAACTGGAATACATGAAGTAAGTTATGAACCAGCAAACGTATTAAAAACAACTGGTGACTTCGGAAAACTAAACATCACTAAGCCTAGAACGAACATAAACTTGGGGCGCATTTCTGAAAACATGAAACAACCTGAAAGAAATCAGAGAAAATATG AAAGTGAAATAACAGTTTTTGATATGAATGGAAATAAACTCAAGACTATATTCTTTAATACAGGAGACAGTTTTAAGTTACATGACTATCTTACAATAACAAAGAATGCTGAAAGTTTACATATTTTTGCATTAAGAACTAAAGATTTATTAAAAGTAACTGTTCTTCATGTGACCCCTGATGAACAATACGAAACATCTTACTCTCATAAAGACCTTCGGTATCCAAGAGGAATGACAGCTGATGACAGAGGCAATGTGTATGTGTGTGGACATAACTCTCACTATATACACCGGCTGTCTGGAGACCTAACCCATGGAGAAGTTCTGCTGAATGAGACTGGTGGAATTGGAGAACCCCGGGCAATAGGTTATAGCAATGAGGAAAATAAGTTGTTCATATTACAATCATCCAATATGAtatcagttttcaaaattgtgtCGTAA